Proteins from a genomic interval of Gluconacetobacter diazotrophicus PA1 5:
- a CDS encoding aldo/keto reductase gives MMGSVTLADGTRLPALGMGTWALGDRADRRAQEIESLRGGLDQGLRLIDTAEMYGSGRSESLVGEAIAGRRDEVYLVTKIVPSNASRRQVPEHCRASLRRLGTDRIDLYLLHWQGAVPLEETVEAFERLKDEGLIGAWGVSNFDAGDMDTLAHVTGGVHCAANQVLYSLDYRGVEFDLLEADRRRHVLTMAYSPLGQGGDLLRAPVLARIAARHETTLGPATPAQVALAWVLRQPNLVAIPKAGSPAHQRENIAAAELALNAEDLAAIDRSIPPPARKVPLAMI, from the coding sequence ATGATGGGTTCCGTCACATTGGCCGACGGCACGCGGCTTCCCGCCCTGGGCATGGGCACCTGGGCGCTCGGCGACCGTGCCGACCGGCGCGCGCAGGAGATCGAGAGCCTGCGAGGCGGGCTGGATCAGGGGCTGCGGCTGATCGATACCGCGGAGATGTATGGCAGCGGGCGATCCGAAAGCCTGGTCGGCGAGGCGATCGCCGGACGCCGGGACGAGGTCTACCTGGTCACGAAGATCGTGCCCTCCAACGCCTCGCGCCGGCAGGTGCCGGAACATTGCCGGGCCTCGCTGCGGCGGCTGGGGACGGACCGGATCGACCTGTACCTGCTGCACTGGCAGGGCGCCGTGCCGCTGGAGGAGACGGTCGAGGCGTTCGAGCGGCTGAAGGACGAGGGGCTGATCGGGGCCTGGGGCGTATCGAACTTCGATGCCGGCGACATGGACACGCTGGCCCACGTCACGGGGGGCGTGCACTGCGCCGCCAACCAGGTTCTCTACAGCCTGGATTATCGCGGGGTGGAATTCGACCTGCTGGAGGCCGACCGGCGCCGGCATGTCCTGACCATGGCCTATTCCCCGCTGGGGCAGGGGGGCGACCTGCTGCGCGCGCCGGTGCTGGCGCGGATCGCGGCGCGGCACGAAACCACGCTGGGTCCGGCGACCCCGGCGCAGGTGGCGCTGGCCTGGGTGCTGCGCCAGCCCAATCTGGTGGCGATTCCCAAGGCCGGCAGCCCGGCGCATCAGCGTGAAAACATCGCGGCGGCCGAACTGGCGCTGAATGCCGAGGACCTGGCCGCGATCGACCGCTCGATCCCGCCGCCGGCACGCAAGGTTCCCCTCGCCATGATCTGA
- a CDS encoding DNA polymerase III subunit chi gives MAEIGFYHLTRTPVEQALPALLGRTLDAGRRAVLRCGDAARVKAMDEALWQSADPVWLPHGSAAMGHGALQPIWLTDGPDVPNGATYLFAIDGVVCPDAGTFERVFDLFDGSDADAVAAARRRWVTCREAGHTLVYWQQQAKGWARKA, from the coding sequence ATGGCGGAAATCGGCTTCTATCATCTGACGCGGACCCCGGTGGAACAGGCGCTGCCGGCCCTGCTGGGGCGCACGCTGGATGCCGGGCGGCGTGCCGTCCTGCGGTGCGGCGACGCGGCGCGGGTGAAGGCGATGGACGAGGCGCTGTGGCAGTCCGCCGATCCGGTCTGGCTGCCGCATGGCAGCGCCGCCATGGGCCATGGTGCGCTGCAGCCGATCTGGCTGACCGACGGCCCGGACGTGCCCAATGGCGCGACCTATCTTTTTGCGATCGACGGCGTTGTCTGTCCGGATGCCGGGACGTTCGAACGGGTGTTCGACCTGTTCGACGGCAGCGACGCGGATGCGGTGGCAGCCGCGCGCCGGCGATGGGTGACATGCCGCGAGGCCGGGCATACGCTCGTCTACTGGCAGCAGCAGGCAAAAGGCTGGGCCCGCAAGGCTTGA
- a CDS encoding IS1182-like element ISGdi13 family transposase has translation MSSFIPFDRSQPYLLPPDLKSWLPSDDVAHFIVAAVERVPLRAFSVPVRTGGKAQYHPRLMLALLIYAYANGVFSSRRIERATYRDIGMRFVAANLHPDHDTIATFRRGNRTAIEAAFMHVLLLARETGLVRLGTVSIDGTKIDANASKYRSIRYDRAKELREKLATDISTLMERAEAADTTDVDHQALPEELARREALKAKLDEACARLEAEAREQAKTARPEYERKKAAFDAKRGRRGRPPKEPDDEPPPDRQINLTDPDSKLMRRSDAHEYRQAYNAQAVVCAEGSQLILENGVVATTADAPSFAATILGMEERIGLPRTVLADTGFASGKAVETLQASGVDPLVAIGRPVNRRPYDFRPEPPPREPRRITEPWRLEMKARLQQNPAKALYALRKQTVEPVFGIIKSAMGFTRFHLRGLPNVATEWTLVALAYNCRRITRLTAA, from the coding sequence ATGAGCAGCTTCATTCCGTTTGATCGATCGCAGCCGTATCTTCTGCCGCCGGATCTGAAGTCATGGCTGCCGTCGGACGATGTGGCGCATTTCATCGTGGCGGCGGTAGAGCGGGTGCCGTTGAGGGCATTTTCCGTTCCTGTGCGGACTGGCGGCAAGGCGCAGTATCATCCGCGCCTGATGCTGGCGCTGCTGATTTACGCCTATGCGAACGGCGTGTTCTCATCGCGTCGGATCGAACGGGCGACATATCGTGATATCGGTATGCGCTTTGTGGCGGCGAACCTGCATCCTGACCATGACACGATCGCGACGTTCCGGCGCGGCAACCGCACGGCGATCGAGGCAGCGTTCATGCATGTACTCCTGCTGGCACGCGAGACGGGACTGGTGCGGCTTGGCACGGTGTCGATCGACGGCACGAAGATCGATGCCAATGCCTCGAAATACCGTTCCATTCGTTATGATCGCGCGAAAGAGCTGCGCGAGAAACTGGCCACCGATATCTCCACCCTGATGGAACGGGCAGAGGCGGCGGATACAACCGATGTGGATCATCAGGCGTTGCCGGAGGAACTGGCCCGGCGGGAGGCTCTGAAGGCAAAGCTGGATGAAGCCTGTGCGCGACTGGAGGCGGAAGCCCGCGAGCAGGCCAAGACCGCCCGACCAGAATATGAGCGCAAGAAGGCAGCTTTTGATGCGAAGCGGGGACGGCGCGGTCGGCCGCCGAAAGAACCGGACGATGAACCGCCACCAGACCGGCAGATCAACCTGACCGATCCGGACAGCAAGCTGATGCGCCGCTCCGACGCGCATGAATACCGGCAAGCCTACAATGCCCAGGCCGTGGTTTGTGCCGAGGGCAGCCAGTTGATCTTGGAAAATGGCGTCGTTGCGACGACGGCGGACGCGCCCAGCTTCGCCGCCACCATCCTGGGTATGGAGGAGAGGATCGGCCTGCCACGAACCGTCCTCGCCGACACGGGTTTCGCCAGCGGCAAAGCCGTCGAAACGTTGCAGGCCAGCGGCGTGGACCCGCTGGTCGCCATCGGACGCCCTGTGAATCGGCGCCCTTATGACTTCCGGCCAGAACCGCCACCCAGGGAGCCGCGCCGGATCACCGAGCCCTGGCGCCTGGAAATGAAGGCCAGGCTGCAACAGAACCCGGCAAAAGCCCTTTACGCCTTACGCAAGCAGACCGTCGAACCGGTCTTCGGTATCATCAAGAGCGCCATGGGCTTCACCCGTTTCCATCTCCGTGGCCTCCCCAACGTCGCAACAGAATGGACGCTCGTCGCCCTCGCATATAATTGCCGTAGGATCACGCGACTGACGGCCGCATAA
- a CDS encoding leucyl aminopeptidase: MLQTGFSSAALPADGTLALLVSEDGPRPASFTAADSATGGALTRAVEASSFRFTRGRTCMLLAPGGGFDRIVLVGLGKAAEIGVRVVETASAAAVKALGTLAEAAWVAADAVPSELLAHVAHGAALEAYRFDRYQTRPAEESRWRLEEITILAPDAGQAAAWTDLSAVTRGICLARDLVSEPANVLRPPEFAARIEDLRDLGVEVEILDRDAMADLGFGALLGVAQASDAPPRTVIMRWNGGEADAAPLAFIGKGVTFDSGGISIKPAAGMEEMKTDMAGAAAVVGLMAALAGRGARVNVVGAVGLVENMLAGNAQRPGDVVRTLSGQTVEVINTDAEGRLVLADVLWYVQGRFKPRLMVDLATLTGAIVVSLGHGHAGLFSNDDALAGHLLAAGEETGELLWRMPLSDSYREQIKSDIADLKNVGGRPAGAITAAKFLEYFVNDVPWAHLDIAGTAWAKKGVPCTPKGASGFGVRLLDQFVREYHE, encoded by the coding sequence ATGCTGCAGACAGGTTTTTCATCCGCCGCCCTTCCGGCCGACGGCACCCTGGCCCTTCTGGTGTCCGAGGACGGCCCGCGTCCGGCCTCCTTCACCGCCGCCGATTCGGCGACCGGCGGCGCGCTGACCCGCGCGGTCGAGGCCTCGTCGTTCCGCTTCACCAGGGGGCGGACCTGCATGCTGCTGGCGCCCGGGGGCGGGTTCGACCGGATCGTGCTGGTCGGGCTGGGCAAGGCGGCGGAGATCGGCGTGCGGGTCGTCGAGACCGCATCGGCCGCCGCGGTGAAGGCACTGGGCACCCTGGCCGAGGCGGCGTGGGTCGCGGCCGATGCCGTCCCGTCCGAACTGCTGGCCCATGTGGCCCATGGCGCGGCGCTGGAGGCCTATCGCTTCGACCGCTACCAGACCCGCCCGGCCGAGGAGTCGCGCTGGCGGCTGGAGGAGATCACGATCCTGGCACCGGACGCCGGGCAGGCGGCGGCGTGGACCGACCTCTCGGCGGTGACGCGGGGCATCTGCCTGGCCCGCGACCTGGTCAGCGAACCGGCGAACGTGCTGCGTCCCCCCGAATTCGCGGCCCGGATCGAGGATCTGCGCGACCTGGGCGTGGAGGTCGAGATCCTGGACCGCGACGCGATGGCGGATCTGGGCTTCGGCGCGCTGCTGGGCGTCGCCCAGGCCAGCGACGCGCCGCCGCGCACCGTCATCATGCGCTGGAACGGCGGCGAGGCGGACGCCGCGCCTCTGGCCTTCATCGGCAAGGGTGTGACCTTCGATTCCGGCGGCATCTCGATCAAGCCCGCCGCCGGGATGGAGGAGATGAAGACCGACATGGCCGGCGCGGCCGCCGTGGTGGGGCTGATGGCGGCCCTGGCGGGACGGGGCGCGCGCGTCAATGTCGTGGGCGCGGTCGGGCTGGTCGAGAACATGCTGGCCGGCAACGCCCAGCGGCCCGGCGATGTGGTGCGGACCCTGTCCGGCCAGACGGTCGAGGTCATCAACACCGATGCCGAGGGGCGCCTGGTCCTGGCGGATGTGCTCTGGTACGTGCAGGGCCGCTTCAAGCCGCGCCTGATGGTCGACCTGGCGACCCTGACCGGGGCGATCGTCGTCAGCCTGGGGCATGGGCACGCGGGGCTGTTCTCGAACGACGACGCGCTGGCGGGGCATCTGCTGGCGGCGGGCGAGGAAACCGGCGAGCTTCTGTGGCGCATGCCGCTGTCCGATTCCTATCGCGAGCAGATCAAGTCCGATATCGCGGACCTGAAGAATGTCGGCGGCCGGCCGGCGGGGGCAATCACCGCCGCCAAGTTCCTGGAATACTTCGTCAACGACGTGCCCTGGGCCCATCTGGACATCGCCGGGACCGCCTGGGCGAAGAAGGGCGTGCCCTGCACCCCGAAGGGCGCATCGGGCTTCGGCGTGCGGCTGCTGGACCAGTTCGTCCGCGAGTACCATGAGTAG